Within Schaalia sp. HMT-172, the genomic segment ATCCACCAGGGTACCCGGGCCCAGGGCCACCGTACCGATGATGAGGATCGCTCCGACCGGGAGAAGGGCCACAACCGACGTGTTGATCGAACGAACCATCGTCTGGTTGACGGCGAGGTTCACATATTCGGCGAAGGTGTAGTGCTTCTGCTCGTAGACGTCCGAGGTCAGCTCGCGCACCTTGTCAAAGACGACGACGGTGTCATAAAGCGAGTAGCCCAGAATCGTCAGGAAGCCGATGACGGTGGCCGGGGAGACCTCGACCTGCAGAATCGCGAACACGCCGACGGTTACTGCGATGTCGTGCACGAGGGCGAGCAGCGCGGAGGCGGCCATCTTCCAGGAGCGGAAGTACACGGTCATGAGCAGGGCCACGAGGGCCATGAAGATGACGAGCGACTGCGCGGCCTTGGTCGTCACCGACGAGCCCCACGAGGGGCCGATCGAGGAGGACTGGACCTCGGACGCGTCCACGCCGTATGCGCTGGCCAGGGCCTCGCGCATCTGGGCGGTCTGGGCCGAATCCAGCGACGTGGTCTGGATGCGCACCGAGTCGGAGCCGACGCGGGTGACCTTGGGGGAACCTGCGACGAGGCCGGTAGAGGTGACCGCGTGTGAGGCGAAAGACTCGCTCTGGTCAGCCACATGCGCGACGTCGAACTGGGAGCCGCCCGTGAACTCGATCGAACGGTTCAGGCCCAGAATCGCCACGAGCGCGAAACCAGCGACGACCACCGCCGCGGCCAACCCAACGAAAATCTTGCGCTTAGGCACGACCGCATAGGACTTCTCGCCCGAATACAGGGCGTTGCCCCACTGAGCAAAACTCATCATGTCAGTTCTCCTCTTCTTCGGTCGCCACGGGTTCAGCGGACAC encodes:
- the secF gene encoding protein translocase subunit SecF; this translates as MMSFAQWGNALYSGEKSYAVVPKRKIFVGLAAAVVVAGFALVAILGLNRSIEFTGGSQFDVAHVADQSESFASHAVTSTGLVAGSPKVTRVGSDSVRIQTTSLDSAQTAQMREALASAYGVDASEVQSSSIGPSWGSSVTTKAAQSLVIFMALVALLMTVYFRSWKMAASALLALVHDIAVTVGVFAILQVEVSPATVIGFLTILGYSLYDTVVVFDKVRELTSDVYEQKHYTFAEYVNLAVNQTMVRSINTSVVALLPVGAILIIGTVALGPGTLVDISLALFIGMIAGTYSSIFIASPLLVTFQELSDKTREHNAAVAHERAHRTTTGESSSAKVVKVAPIKPGKRLGNENQPHRKKTHR